In the Sphingobacterium sp. PCS056 genome, TTATAAAAAAATAGCATATTTAATTCAGTTTTTGTCCACCAAACCAAGATTCAATGAATATTCGAAGGTCGAATTAAGTCAAGCTTACAATCGAAGCCATTTAAAGAAGCAACTAATATCACATCTTGTCCTCATATTAAAAAATAAAAACTATATCGGAGTACATTTCAATCTACAACGTAACTCACTAGACATATGGCTAATAGAAGAAAATATACCAGAATCATTTTTTGATACTAGCCTATTCGTAAGAGAAATAGACAATACCAAAATATTAAAATCGGAATTACCAAGATTAAAGGTACTAACATTAAAAACGATGGTCGATACCATATTTACAAAAAATAATATTATTACATGGGAAGTTTAATAATAAAAAGAGTAAGATATGAGGGTGATCACTATGTCTATGAATCACCTGAACTAAATAGTGGAATTAACATTATAATAGGTGATAACGGTTCTGGAAAAAGCACTTTCACTTATTTAATAGAATATTGTTTAGGAGGTTATCTAAAGTATTTCAATGTAGATAATAAAACCGAAAAATACATTGAGATTGTAAGTGACACTAATAATTATGCTGAAATAGAAGTTCTACTAAATGGTGAACTCTATGGTTTCAAGAGATTTATTGGAGGAAACGTTGTTTATGTCAACTCTGGCGAGGAATACAACTCTTTTCCAATTTATCGGCAACAGTTGGAAGGTACAGTAGAGTCCGAGATTTTTTCGGACTGGATGTTAGATAAGCTTAGTATAACAAAGCAAGAATTAAACCTAGGAACAAAAACCTGGAAATTAAATATAAACGATCTACTTAGGTTAATCATTTATGATCAGGACACCCCGTCAAAAAAAATTTATAAAGAACCAACCAACCTTAATTTCGTCACAGACTCACTTCTGATTAGAAAAACGATCTTTGAGGTATTACTGGGAATATCATCTGATGAATATTTTAGAAAGTTCGAAGAATTCAAAAACATTGAAATTCTTCGAGATAAAGAACATCTAAAAATCGAAGCATTTAATGAAAGGTATTCTGGAATCGACTTAGATATCGAAAAAATTGAAAAGGATCTAACATCCCAAAATATTGAACTGGAAACCCTTTATAATCAAAGAGATCTATTTCTTAGCTCTAATAAAAAAGTTGATAAGAAAACACACTTAATATCGGAGATTCAAGAACAAATCATTCAAGACGAGATCGAATTATCAACAATAAGTCTTAATATTCAAGCTAACCAAATTGAATTTGAAAAGATATCGAAGTATTTTCAAGCACAGACAAGTGAAATAAATGAAATAGAGAAAATTATTTTCACAAATGAAAAATTAAACTTATTCTCTTTTAGATTATGTCCATTTTGTATGAATGAACATGACCCTAAGGAAAATCATTGTCTATGTGGAGCAGAAATCAAGGATGAAGATTATGAAAAATTCATTTATTCTTCAAAGGAATATGAGAACATCCTTAAACATAAAAAGAAAAGCCTTGAAACAATCCAGACAGCCTTAGATTCGTATAGTAGCGATATAAATAAAGGCATTTTAAAAAGAGATTATATCCAAAGCAAAATTAAAGACGCTACGGAAAAACTCAAAGCCCTTATTAATTCTACTGATGTAAATAAAAATAATGAAGCAATCGATCATTTGCATGCAGAAATACTGGAGCTAATGAAGAGAATCGAAAGTTATTCTTATAGGAGGAAGATTGCCATTGAAAAACAGAAATTAGAAGAGAACTTTAAAAAAGTTACTGAAACATATAAGACGATCAAAACAGAATTGGATGACCTCCAGAAAATTTTCGATAAAAATAATCGTGAAATAATTTCAAATTTCAATTCAATTTACCACGATCTAATTACGAAGTCCTCTGCTGATGCAAACGCAGCCGAAATCAATGAAGACTATATGCCTATAATTGATCAGGGTATCTATAAAAATAAAAGTGCTGGTGTTCCGGTTAGATTAATATACTATTACACAATATTAGCTTTAGCAATCAAATATAAAACGGTTAAACACCCCAGACTTTTAATAATTGATACTCCTGAAGACTCAGGAATTGATGACGATAATCTTAAAAACGATCTCTTATTACTTCAAAAAGTACTAAGTAATGTAAATGCAGATAGTGAATCATACCAGGTAATATTGACCACAGGACTTGAAAAATACCCTTCTGAATTTGGTCCGTACATTATCGAACGATTCAACAAGAAGGATGAAGGGAAGTTTATATTAAACGAGAAATAAAACATCAATTGGTATGTAATAGCTTATGTTTTTTCAACAACTAGTATATGCGTAAAACCCGCGATTTTAAGTATAAAAAAGGTTGAATTTTACTTCAACCTTTCTTTGCTTTATTTAGCTCCCAATAACTTTAACTTTTCACTGAGGTCGGTCAGCCCTGCTTTGGTCAGGCAATCTACCGATAAGGATTTAAGCTCTTTTAAATCGTCTTCCGGAATAGTACTGAGCAATCCGGTTTTATCCTGCTCTTTGGCTTCTAGCCCCAACTCAATAACCTGATTGAGTAATAATACATTTTTTCGGGAAATCCTTAAATCGATCTTCACGACCTCCCCCATGCCTGGAATACTTAAAATTGTATCAAACACCTTCGCTACATCATTCGTCGTCATATCCATTCGGTTTTTATACATTAAACATTTATACAAAAATACGGCTAAAAAGCGTAGGACACCTACTCAAAATATGGGGAGGTCATGTGTAAAAAAAACCGCTTCAAAAATGAAGCGGCTTTCATACGAATTAAAATCCATTTACTTACCTTGAGCGACTTCGTTCTCCGGCATAAATTTTACGATCTTCTTTTTGATATGTCCGAAGTTATCTTTGACCGTAACCTCAAAAAAATGATCCGTATCACTGTGGGACGTGTACTTTAATTTAAAAGTTCTATCATTAAGTACATAATCAATATTCTGACCTAAGAAATCTCCATTTTCATCCTGTACAGTTCCCGTACCCATAAACTGAATAAAGCTAACTTTATACGTTGTACTTGGTTCCTGTCCAAGTGGAACGATACGGAACTTTAAATCCTGCGTTCCGTACTTGGCGATAATAGAAGTTCCCACTTCCATCGTAAGATTGAAATCGAACCCGGTAACAACAGGTTCTTCCGGTCTATAAATACTAAGTTCATTTTTGTCACAGCCTGTTAATGCTAAAGCCATCAAAATCACCAATCCTAAAAATAAATTTTTCATACCCAAACCCTCCTATCTATTAATCAAAAACCTGACACCTATTCCTACTTGACCATTAAATTTATCAAGCGCTTTGAACAACACCCGCTCTCGCCCGGTCGCGAAAACGATTATCTTGTCTGAAGGGAAAAACTCAACTTCTAATGTAGCTGCGCCTCCAAAAATAAAATGGTCCTGGTTCAACAGAATAGCCTGGTCATATAAAGTATGTCTTCCCCAGTTGATCCGTTCATACCCGGCAATACCGCTTAAACCAGCGGAGATCACAAGGTCCTGCTTACAGTCGTAAACCAATGGAAAATAATGACCGATCTCACCAGTAAACTGCGCCAGCTTAATAGAACCGTCTTGATAATCATACTTCTTGTGGTAGAACTCGCCTCCCGCCACCCATTTGCTGTCAATTCCAGTATAGATATTAGCAGCAACTCCACCAAAAAATGTCGGGTTCTGCTGCTTACCAAAAAAATACCCGTTTGCCAGACCTCCCCTGACTTCAAGAGCGACTTCACCCTTTTCAAAACGTTGCGCACGAACAACGTTTGCCACCAGCATAAATGCCAGCACAAAATACATCATGTACTTTTTCATTCGATTTGTTTTTATGAATTTGTTAATAGACCTTTTGGGTTGATTAACGTGTTGTGGTAACTGGGAAACAAAAGAGGTGAAATGAAAAAGATGATGTTGACCCGGAATGAAGTGCATTCCATAAAGTAAATAAAGAAAATAACCAAACCCCATCTTAACCTCCTACGCTATACTTTCTCTAATGAGCTGTCCTACTCAAAAACTTATACAAAGTTATATACCGGAAATGAATTTATCCTAATCAAAATATGGGGAGGTGTTATTAAGTCTTTCCTATTTTGCAACCACAAAAAAAGCCAATGCTATTGCACTGGCTTAAAGTTGTATGATACTACTTTTCGTTAAACGTTACTGATTGGAACATCAATTCGATCCCTTGCTACGCAATATCCATCTTTTATAATGTAACACTCAACAAAATGCCCCCCTTCAAAGTCTGAACTTTCTTTTCTCATATTGCCTGATAAGTTACTTTCGAGGATTTCACCCCGAAGAGTATTTCTCTGTTTAGCAATCCAACCTTCATTTTTTACTTTCCATAATACGTTATACGGTTCCTCAACATCCGTTGATTCAATAAAAAATTTAAGCTTTTTGTTCTTCCGTAAAAATTTCACTGTACGTAAAAGTTCTGTTCTGAACCCAGCTTGTTGGACTTCACAGTTTATCCGCAACATATTGCTAATATCCATCGGATACCGCTCTTCAATATATTGTTCATTCGCAACATAGTTATAGCTTCTTTCTTTGATAACTTGAGGATACGGAAAGACTTTTCCAAAGACCAGACGCCATATCTCGTAAACCGTATCTTCATCATTTTTGGATATGGCATTCTCTATATTTTTAACAGCCTTCTTTGCCTTTGATTTAAAATTTGAATTCTTCTTCTTATAAACATGCTGATTACTTCCTGGAGCGAACCAGTAGGCGCGATTGTCATTAAGTTCACTTAAATACGCAAAGAAATCTTTAACCAAAACGTCATAATCAGCATAGCCGTAATCGGCGTATTCCTTATTAGCAGAAAAAAAATTGTAAACAAATGTATCAATTAAAAGACCTCCAATTTTCACACCACATTTGTTTTTCCATGCTCTTACAATCCGACATAAATTGACAACATTACCATTGCATTGATCGTCCAATTCTTTTAAGCTGGCTGCTTCTGGCGAAGGATCAGTTTTTTTCCAACGACCTCCATTATTTGAATCTGCGTAAGTGTAGCTTCCGTCTGCCTCAAGAAATGCAGGACAGACTTCAATAAAGTCGTTGGTAAATTGTATTACAACAACCTGACCGTCTCCCCTAATCTTTGATGAAGAATATGTTTTCAAAAGTGACTTTTTTACGTCCTGTAACAATTGACTTTGCCCATTTCCTTCTCGATTATTGTACGTATAATAGAGTTCATCCGGTAGAACAAATAAAAGATCAAGGTCGCTGACACCATTAATCGCAGTGTCACGACCATAACTCCCCACATAGATACCATTATCTACTTTAGATTCAATATCGCGGAAATCTCTGTTAAGTCTTTGGGTTATTAAACCGAATCTATTTTCTATACTACTTTGGTTTTGGACGATAAGGTTACTGGCAAAATCTTGGAAGGTTTGGTATACATCCATAAAATAAATAAATCAAAATTATAATGATAATAAGTAACAGCACGCTTGCAAGTGATCTCGGTAGTTTATCTTTAAAAAATGTAAGTTTTAATTCTTTTACAACCCAGTCTGGTTGTGATTCATAAAAGAATTTAAAATGCGCATACCATTGAGAAAGGAACACCTGCTTACTGATTGTGTTTGAATAGAAATCGTTAAGAATATCTTTATACTCATTTTCGTAGTTTTTATAATCGAAATTATTATCCCCACTAACTTTATAGTACAGATCTCTAGTTTGATTAAATAGTTTTGTCAATCGTATCCCTTCATTATTATAATCGTCGACCTTCCCTTTGAAAACATCGATATACATTATACCGATCCCGACAAAAATCAAGATAATTGATAGCTCTTTATCAAAAGGTATATTGTTATATGCAATCTGAATAATACCGATGGCTAAAGAAACAAATCCGATCCAACTTGGCAACTTATTTATAATATCGTAAGATGCAAAATTTTTCTTTGCCCCGAAACCAATATCATACCCTTTTTGAGCTAACGTATTTAAAAACTTATCTTGATTCATTATTCTTTCACTTTGGCTAATAGTTCTTTTGAAAACATCAAAAAATCGATGTTTTTCGATTACACTAACATACGAAAATTAACTGATGAAATTCTTCTTATTGATATTACATATTAACAATTCTACGTTCTATATTTCTTACCAATTTTTCGATTCTCTCCAACATTATTATTAATTACGTAAATATGAACCACCACCTCAAAATATAATGAGGTAACAATGATCAGAAAATCAATCATTAACTTTGACCTTCTACTACGCACAAAAAACCTTCCCATTTTAAAAGTATCCTGAAACCTTTAAGTAAAACTTAGGGAGTTTGCAACGTTCCTGCAAACGGCCAGATGTCCGGTTGTATCACAACCGCCTTTTTTGATCTTATACTCGGAACTCGTAGATCAGGACAAAATAACGTTAAAATGAAGCTTGAACGATTAAAAATGATAGGTGAAGATGGAAAATCAAGCAAAAACAAAATGGTTGCATGTACGGCTATCAGAGGAAGAATACCGTACAGTAAATAAACATTTCGGCACTTCGACAAGCCGAAAATTAAGTCAATATGTTCGCGACAAACTACTCGAACGACCCATAGTAAAAGCTTACCGGGATAAATCCAATGACGATTTAATGGCAGAACTAATCCCTTTGCGCTTGGAGTTAAACCGCATCGGAAACAACTACAATCAGGCTGTAAAAAAACTTCATACGCTTAAAACGATTGGAGAGTTTAAAGCCTGGATCATGCAGCATGATATCGAAAAACAGACACTGTTTAACAAGATCGAGGAGATAAAAAACCTGATCCAAAAGTATGCGGAAAGATGGTTGCAATAATCAAAACAGGTCATTCTATTCATCGGATTTTCAATTACAATGAGAACAAAGTTAAGGAGGGCGTTGCACAATGTATTGGA is a window encoding:
- a CDS encoding AAA family ATPase, producing the protein MGSLIIKRVRYEGDHYVYESPELNSGINIIIGDNGSGKSTFTYLIEYCLGGYLKYFNVDNKTEKYIEIVSDTNNYAEIEVLLNGELYGFKRFIGGNVVYVNSGEEYNSFPIYRQQLEGTVESEIFSDWMLDKLSITKQELNLGTKTWKLNINDLLRLIIYDQDTPSKKIYKEPTNLNFVTDSLLIRKTIFEVLLGISSDEYFRKFEEFKNIEILRDKEHLKIEAFNERYSGIDLDIEKIEKDLTSQNIELETLYNQRDLFLSSNKKVDKKTHLISEIQEQIIQDEIELSTISLNIQANQIEFEKISKYFQAQTSEINEIEKIIFTNEKLNLFSFRLCPFCMNEHDPKENHCLCGAEIKDEDYEKFIYSSKEYENILKHKKKSLETIQTALDSYSSDINKGILKRDYIQSKIKDATEKLKALINSTDVNKNNEAIDHLHAEILELMKRIESYSYRRKIAIEKQKLEENFKKVTETYKTIKTELDDLQKIFDKNNREIISNFNSIYHDLITKSSADANAAEINEDYMPIIDQGIYKNKSAGVPVRLIYYYTILALAIKYKTVKHPRLLIIDTPEDSGIDDDNLKNDLLLLQKVLSNVNADSESYQVILTTGLEKYPSEFGPYIIERFNKKDEGKFILNEK
- a CDS encoding TraQ conjugal transfer family protein, with product MKNLFLGLVILMALALTGCDKNELSIYRPEEPVVTGFDFNLTMEVGTSIIAKYGTQDLKFRIVPLGQEPSTTYKVSFIQFMGTGTVQDENGDFLGQNIDYVLNDRTFKLKYTSHSDTDHFFEVTVKDNFGHIKKKIVKFMPENEVAQGK
- a CDS encoding plasmid mobilization protein yields the protein MENQAKTKWLHVRLSEEEYRTVNKHFGTSTSRKLSQYVRDKLLERPIVKAYRDKSNDDLMAELIPLRLELNRIGNNYNQAVKKLHTLKTIGEFKAWIMQHDIEKQTLFNKIEEIKNLIQKYAERWLQ
- a CDS encoding conjugal transfer protein TraO yields the protein MKKYMMYFVLAFMLVANVVRAQRFEKGEVALEVRGGLANGYFFGKQQNPTFFGGVAANIYTGIDSKWVAGGEFYHKKYDYQDGSIKLAQFTGEIGHYFPLVYDCKQDLVISAGLSGIAGYERINWGRHTLYDQAILLNQDHFIFGGAATLEVEFFPSDKIIVFATGRERVLFKALDKFNGQVGIGVRFLINR
- a CDS encoding SMODS domain-containing nucleotidyltransferase, which produces MDVYQTFQDFASNLIVQNQSSIENRFGLITQRLNRDFRDIESKVDNGIYVGSYGRDTAINGVSDLDLLFVLPDELYYTYNNREGNGQSQLLQDVKKSLLKTYSSSKIRGDGQVVVIQFTNDFIEVCPAFLEADGSYTYADSNNGGRWKKTDPSPEAASLKELDDQCNGNVVNLCRIVRAWKNKCGVKIGGLLIDTFVYNFFSANKEYADYGYADYDVLVKDFFAYLSELNDNRAYWFAPGSNQHVYKKKNSNFKSKAKKAVKNIENAISKNDEDTVYEIWRLVFGKVFPYPQVIKERSYNYVANEQYIEERYPMDISNMLRINCEVQQAGFRTELLRTVKFLRKNKKLKFFIESTDVEEPYNVLWKVKNEGWIAKQRNTLRGEILESNLSGNMRKESSDFEGGHFVECYIIKDGYCVARDRIDVPISNV
- a CDS encoding SLATT domain-containing protein; the encoded protein is MNQDKFLNTLAQKGYDIGFGAKKNFASYDIINKLPSWIGFVSLAIGIIQIAYNNIPFDKELSIILIFVGIGIMYIDVFKGKVDDYNNEGIRLTKLFNQTRDLYYKVSGDNNFDYKNYENEYKDILNDFYSNTISKQVFLSQWYAHFKFFYESQPDWVVKELKLTFFKDKLPRSLASVLLLIIIIILIYLFYGCIPNLPRFCQ